One window of the Cryptomeria japonica chromosome 7, Sugi_1.0, whole genome shotgun sequence genome contains the following:
- the LOC131040254 gene encoding probable small nuclear ribonucleoprotein F produces the protein MATVPVNPKPFLNNLTGKPVIVKLKWGMEYKGYLVSVDSYMNLQLASTEEYIDGQFTGNLGEVLIRCNNVLYLRGVPEDEDLEE, from the exons ACTGTTCCTGTGAACCCAAAACCATTTCTAAACAATTTGACTGGGAAGCCTGTTATCGTGAAATTAAAATGGGGTATGGAATACAAAG GTTACTTGGTGTCGGTTGATTCTTATATGAATCTGCAG TTAGCCAGCACAGAAGAATATATTGATGGGCAGTTCACAGGCAACCTTGGAGAAGTTTTGATCAG GTGCAACAATGTACTATATTTGCGGGGTGTGCCTGAAGATGAGGATCTTGAAGAATGA